ACTGCCAGGGCGGTCTCCGCGATGTTCTGTATGTCTTCGGGACCCATGGCATCGGGCACGTAGATCATGAACGAGCAAACTCCGGTCTCGTTGTTAATTATGAATCTGATCTCGGATTCTCCGAGGCAACGCCTGAAACCATCCGATTTTTCACCTTCGCCTGCAAGCTCGCTCATCCTTTCGATGAAAATGTTCGGTACATCGATATAAATGGCTTCTTTGCCGAGAATGCTCCACATGCCGAAGTGATTTCTCACCAGATAGATAATGGATTCGTCCATCGTTCTTCCGTCGCAGAAAGTAACGTGGCATATCATAAAGATTAAAACCGTTGTGGTGCGTGAAGGTTCCGTTCGCAATGACAGAGGATTTTAAAGTCACGCCCTGGGAGGTCACCGGGGACATCGATTACGGTCTCCTCCAGCAGAGGTTCGGTACCACGCCGATAGATGACGCTCTCCTCGAACGGCTGTCGAAGTACGGCGAAGTTCACCCTATGCTCAGACGTGGCATATTCTATTCGCACAGGGATATAAACCAACTTCTTGACGAGTATGACAAGGGCAACAAGTTCGTGCTCTATACCGGAAGGGGGCCGTCCGGGAACACGCACCTGGGGCACATGATGCCATGGATATTCAACAAGTGGATCCAGGACGTATTCAAAATACCGATGCTTTTCCAGATGACCGATGATGAGAAGTTCCTTTTCAAAGACCTCACTCTGGAAGACACCAGGCGCATGGCCTACGAGAATGCGCTGGACTTCGTTGCGCTGGGGTTCGATCCGGACAACACAAAGATAATCCTTGATACGGAGAACATCAAGACCCTCTACCCGATAGCCTTGAAAGTGTCGAAGAAGGTCACGTTCTCGACCGCAAAAGCAGTCTTTGGTTTCGACAACTCCACCAATCTCGGCTCGATATTCTTCACATCCATCCAGGCAGCGCCTGCGTTCCTCCCCACGGAGGAGGCAGGGAAGCAGGTACCGTGCATGATACCCTGCGGCATAGATCAAGACCCGCATTTCAGGGTCGCCAGGGACGTTGCCCCCGGCCTGGGATACCCCAAGCCCGCTATGATGTACTGCAAGATGTTTCCCGGCCTTGGGGGAG
This DNA window, taken from Methanomassiliicoccaceae archaeon, encodes the following:
- a CDS encoding tryptophan--tRNA ligase: MTEDFKVTPWEVTGDIDYGLLQQRFGTTPIDDALLERLSKYGEVHPMLRRGIFYSHRDINQLLDEYDKGNKFVLYTGRGPSGNTHLGHMMPWIFNKWIQDVFKIPMLFQMTDDEKFLFKDLTLEDTRRMAYENALDFVALGFDPDNTKIILDTENIKTLYPIALKVSKKVTFSTAKAVFGFDNSTNLGSIFFTSIQAAPAFLPTEEAGKQVPCMIPCGIDQDPHFRVARDVAPGLGYPKPAMMYCKMFPGLGGGDKMSSSDENATIYTTDGPKAVKKKVGRAFTGGCVSVEEQREKGGNPEVCAVFKYYFYMFEKDDSKINELADKCRSGCILCGECKVELTARINLFLEDHQAKREEAREIVGNMTYGGFKWKKDGD